From Deinococcus wulumuqiensis R12, one genomic window encodes:
- a CDS encoding MBL fold metallo-hydrolase, with product MSASARTNPVALAPQRHQTSSGVRIYALTLPVIQGLTVHSYVVVDGDYTALIDTGTSLPESCAALEAGFAEVARQERGLAWAGLSRIVITHAHFDHFGGLGWVRRLTSAPVAVHALDRPVLENPAGSLEDENRRIAALMREAGVLDDWTRRQIYVPQSSAPGLAPVEVDTVLQGGERLDGRFEVIHAPGHGQGQVCLHLDDVLLSADQVLARTNPRLVPRSFEAACGLDAYLASLTELETQEGIRLALAGHDEPLSEDAFRQRIVSLRAGHLSRLEQVLAAAGKPRSGFELAEEIYGESLHPALLTLQIQSVATWTEHLCAAGRLMRLEGDVTRFLRLH from the coding sequence TTGAGCGCCTCAGCCCGCACCAATCCCGTTGCCCTCGCGCCGCAGCGGCATCAGACCTCCTCCGGCGTGCGAATCTATGCCCTTACCCTGCCCGTGATTCAGGGGCTGACCGTTCACAGTTATGTGGTGGTGGACGGCGATTACACCGCCCTGATTGACACGGGCACCTCCCTTCCCGAAAGCTGCGCCGCGCTGGAGGCTGGATTTGCGGAGGTGGCGCGGCAGGAGAGAGGGCTGGCCTGGGCGGGGCTGAGCCGGATTGTCATCACCCATGCCCACTTCGACCACTTCGGCGGCCTGGGCTGGGTGCGCCGTCTGACCTCTGCTCCGGTCGCCGTCCATGCCCTTGACCGCCCGGTGCTGGAGAACCCGGCGGGGTCGCTGGAGGACGAGAACCGCCGCATCGCCGCGCTGATGCGGGAAGCGGGTGTCCTAGACGACTGGACGCGCCGCCAGATTTACGTCCCACAAAGCAGTGCGCCCGGACTGGCTCCGGTCGAGGTGGACACGGTTCTCCAGGGTGGCGAACGTCTGGACGGACGTTTTGAGGTCATCCACGCACCCGGGCATGGTCAGGGACAGGTCTGCCTGCATCTGGACGACGTGCTCCTGAGCGCCGACCAGGTGCTGGCGAGAACCAATCCGCGCCTGGTGCCCCGCTCTTTTGAAGCCGCCTGCGGACTGGACGCTTACCTGGCCTCACTGACCGAGCTGGAGACGCAGGAGGGCATCCGTCTGGCGCTGGCGGGACACGACGAGCCGCTGAGCGAAGACGCCTTCCGACAGCGCATCGTCAGTCTGCGGGCCGGGCACCTCTCACGCCTGGAGCAGGTTCTGGCGGCTGCCGGAAAGCCCCGTAGCGGCTTTGAACTGGCCGAGGAAATTTACGGCGAGTCGCTGCATCCGGCGCTGCTGACTTTGCAGATTCAATCCGTG
- a CDS encoding acyl-CoA synthetase has translation MTLIDDFDRSVRNFPQRPALVYGERRLNWQQLGEEVSRAAHVLMAAGVEPGDRVAVYSGNSDLFVVAVHAIFKVGGVLVTVNPRSAGPEVEYLLRDSGAKVLLVGLGLTEAAQRVTADLPGLRVFSLGGGGDDDFAVRMAAAPTDPIENRAAEDDLAEILYTSGTTGKPKGVMLSHAALHRVATMCAVVTRMPMRPRTLHVAPLYHSAQLNLFLNSTTLLAGCHVVLPAFDPVQVIETIERERIQVFFGPPTMYQFLLRVPGVERRDVGSLAVGAYGAAPMPLALLEQIQATFPNLQLCGMYGLTEMGPGGVMLTAEEHAAKAGAGGLPPVGVEVRIVDEQGRDVPPGVVGEKLLRGTTMMQGYWGKPEQTAETIRNGWLHTGDLAMFDEDGYVYAVDRKKDMIISGGMNIYPAEVEAAIIAHPAVKDVAVLGRPHPDYGETVVAVVTLNDGHTLTLDDLRVHCRDHIADYKLPRDLVHGEVPRNPSGKILKQELRKSLGGTGL, from the coding sequence ATGACCCTCATTGACGATTTTGACCGCAGTGTTCGCAACTTTCCGCAGCGGCCCGCGCTGGTGTACGGCGAGCGGCGGCTGAACTGGCAGCAACTCGGCGAGGAGGTCAGCCGCGCCGCGCACGTGCTGATGGCGGCGGGGGTAGAGCCGGGCGACCGCGTGGCGGTGTACTCGGGCAACAGCGACCTGTTCGTCGTGGCCGTCCACGCCATTTTCAAGGTGGGCGGCGTCCTGGTGACCGTCAATCCGCGTTCGGCGGGGCCGGAAGTGGAGTACCTGCTGCGCGATTCGGGCGCGAAAGTCCTGCTGGTGGGCCTGGGACTGACCGAAGCCGCGCAGCGAGTGACGGCTGACCTGCCTGGGCTGCGGGTGTTCTCGCTGGGGGGAGGGGGAGACGACGATTTCGCAGTGCGGATGGCGGCGGCGCCCACCGACCCCATCGAAAACCGCGCCGCAGAGGACGACCTGGCCGAAATCCTGTACACCAGCGGCACCACGGGTAAGCCCAAGGGGGTCATGCTGTCCCACGCGGCCCTGCACCGGGTGGCGACCATGTGCGCTGTCGTGACCCGAATGCCGATGCGCCCGCGCACGCTGCATGTGGCCCCGCTGTACCACTCGGCCCAGCTCAATCTGTTTCTCAACAGCACCACGCTGCTGGCGGGCTGCCACGTCGTCCTGCCTGCCTTCGACCCCGTGCAGGTCATCGAGACCATTGAGCGCGAGCGGATTCAGGTCTTTTTCGGGCCGCCCACCATGTACCAGTTCCTGCTGCGGGTGCCCGGCGTGGAAAGGCGGGATGTCGGTTCGCTGGCGGTCGGGGCCTACGGCGCTGCCCCGATGCCGCTGGCGCTGCTGGAGCAGATTCAGGCGACGTTCCCGAACCTCCAGCTGTGCGGCATGTACGGCCTGACCGAGATGGGGCCGGGCGGCGTGATGCTGACCGCCGAGGAGCACGCGGCCAAGGCGGGGGCGGGTGGCCTGCCCCCCGTGGGGGTTGAGGTGCGCATCGTGGACGAGCAGGGCCGGGACGTGCCCCCCGGCGTGGTGGGCGAAAAGCTGCTGCGCGGCACCACCATGATGCAGGGCTACTGGGGCAAACCCGAGCAGACCGCCGAAACCATCCGGAACGGCTGGCTGCACACCGGCGACCTCGCTATGTTCGACGAGGACGGGTATGTGTACGCCGTCGACCGCAAGAAGGACATGATTATCAGCGGGGGCATGAACATTTATCCCGCCGAGGTGGAAGCGGCCATCATCGCCCATCCGGCGGTGAAAGACGTGGCCGTGCTGGGCCGCCCACATCCGGACTATGGCGAGACGGTGGTGGCCGTGGTAACCCTCAACGACGGGCACACCCTCACCCTGGACGACCTGAGGGTCCACTGCCGCGACCACATTGCCGACTACAAATTGCCGCGTGACCTGGTTCATGGCGAGGTGCCGCGCAATCCCAGCGGCAAGATTCTCAAGCAGGAACTCCGCAAATCTCTGGGTGGAACCGGCCTTTGA
- a CDS encoding enoyl-CoA hydratase/isomerase family protein: protein MNGQTAVVLTRDLNSVRTIVIHQPAKLNALSGETALALREALEQAGADPAVRVVVLTGEGRAFCSGADLSGLTGAVSAPGLVQEHVERFFNPLVLTLRHLNKPVIAAVHGVAAGAGASLALACDLRLCSESASFVQIFSSVALVPDCGSAYFLPRLVGLGRAFELMAFADRLGAAESLRLGLCQAVFTDDTFAAEVRTYAERLAACPAHALSLTKQLLNAASEQTLEGTLGLEARWQQVASEHWEHAEGLRAFGQKRPPDYRQRPL from the coding sequence ATGAATGGGCAGACAGCGGTGGTGCTGACCCGCGATTTGAACAGCGTCCGCACCATCGTCATCCACCAGCCCGCGAAGCTCAATGCCCTGAGCGGGGAGACGGCCCTGGCCCTGCGTGAAGCCCTGGAGCAGGCCGGGGCAGACCCGGCGGTGCGCGTGGTGGTGCTGACCGGTGAGGGCCGCGCCTTTTGCAGCGGTGCCGACCTCTCTGGGCTGACCGGCGCGGTCTCGGCTCCGGGTCTGGTTCAGGAGCATGTCGAAAGGTTCTTCAATCCGCTGGTTCTGACGTTGCGCCACCTGAATAAGCCGGTGATCGCCGCCGTCCATGGCGTAGCGGCGGGCGCTGGGGCGAGTTTGGCCCTGGCCTGTGACCTGCGGTTGTGCAGCGAGTCCGCGTCATTTGTGCAGATTTTTTCCAGCGTCGCCCTGGTGCCTGATTGCGGAAGTGCCTACTTTCTGCCCCGGCTGGTCGGCCTGGGCCGCGCCTTCGAGTTGATGGCTTTTGCCGACAGGCTCGGTGCCGCCGAGAGCCTGCGCCTGGGCTTGTGTCAGGCCGTTTTTACTGACGACACCTTTGCTGCCGAGGTTCGGACCTATGCCGAACGCCTGGCGGCCTGCCCCGCCCACGCCCTGAGTCTCACCAAACAGTTGCTGAACGCCGCGAGCGAGCAGACGCTGGAAGGCACGCTGGGCCTTGAAGCCAGGTGGCAGCAGGTGGCCTCCGAACACTGGGAACACGCCGAAGGCTTGCGGGCTTTCGGTCAGAAGCGCCCCCCCGACTACAGGCAACGCCCCCTCTGA
- a CDS encoding 3-hydroxyacyl-CoA dehydrogenase encodes MNIHGKAILVTGGASGLGAATARMIAGRGGHPVILDRQDAGDMAGELGGLAFVADVSSEADVQAGIDAARAKFGAIHGAVNCAGIGNAAVTAGKKGPFPLELFERVIRVNLIGTFNVIRLAAQAMLDNDPGESGERGVIVNTASVAAFDGQIGQAAYSASKGGVVGMTLPIARDLARSGIRVVTVAPGLFLTPMLQGLPQEAQDSLGGQVPFPSRLGDPAEYAALVGHIFDNQMLNGETIRLDGAIRMAPR; translated from the coding sequence ATGAACATTCACGGCAAAGCCATTCTAGTGACCGGGGGCGCTTCGGGCCTCGGCGCAGCCACCGCTCGCATGATTGCCGGGCGCGGCGGGCACCCGGTCATTCTTGACCGTCAGGACGCCGGGGACATGGCCGGAGAACTCGGCGGACTGGCCTTCGTTGCCGACGTCAGCAGCGAAGCCGACGTGCAGGCGGGCATCGACGCGGCCAGAGCGAAGTTCGGGGCCATTCACGGCGCGGTCAACTGCGCGGGCATCGGCAACGCCGCTGTCACGGCGGGCAAAAAAGGCCCCTTTCCGCTGGAGCTGTTCGAGCGGGTCATCCGGGTGAACCTCATCGGAACCTTCAACGTGATTCGGCTGGCAGCTCAGGCCATGCTGGACAACGACCCCGGCGAGAGCGGCGAGCGCGGCGTCATCGTGAACACGGCGTCGGTGGCGGCGTTTGACGGGCAAATCGGGCAGGCGGCGTACTCGGCCAGCAAGGGTGGCGTGGTGGGCATGACCCTGCCGATTGCCCGCGACCTCGCCCGCAGCGGCATCCGGGTCGTGACGGTCGCGCCGGGGCTGTTCCTGACGCCCATGCTCCAGGGGCTGCCGCAGGAAGCGCAGGACTCGCTGGGCGGACAGGTGCCGTTTCCCAGCCGCCTGGGTGACCCCGCCGAATACGCCGCGCTGGTGGGGCACATCTTCGACAACCAGATGCTGAACGGCGAAACCATCCGCCTGGACGGCGCGATTCGCATGGCCCCGCGATGA
- a CDS encoding long-chain-fatty-acid--CoA ligase yields the protein MMDVQLTTQALLPRCLKLFPQQTVTSLLVGGQDEAGKPVPVKHHTTYGEVARRAAQLAGALTGVGVQPGDRVATLAVNSFYHLEAYLSLPSMGAVIHTLNIRLPTEQLVWILNDSGAKVLLLDPMFLPMVPAFRANCPALETVVVFGAQAPAGLLAYEEFIAPHPTTFEWPELDEKSGAMLCYTSGTTGNPKGVLYTHRSLMLHALAGGSRDAFNVGEGDVVYPIVPMFHANAWGAPHIALMFGASLVFTGIFNDGKTVAHTLETEKVTFCLGVVTVMLSLLDELDRAQQEGQGYDLSHLRKIGCGGTAVPEALMRALHWRHGVHMMQAWGMTETSPLATCSNVPAGLDPVSDEGFAHRSKQGRVVPFIEVDLIGDDGNDVAHDGETMGRLLVRGPWVVGEYYNRGRTSDFVERGGKLWLDTGDIATISPGGEVWVQDRAKDLVKSGGEWISSAEVENALMAHPQVAAAVVVAVPHEKWTERPLALVIPRGEAPTPDALREHLISHVAKWWIPDDFVMVQELPIGATGKYLKREIREQYKGHQWTGGQA from the coding sequence ATGATGGACGTTCAACTGACCACCCAGGCGCTGCTTCCCCGCTGCCTGAAGCTTTTTCCCCAGCAAACCGTCACCTCGCTGCTCGTGGGCGGCCAGGACGAGGCGGGAAAACCCGTGCCCGTCAAGCACCACACCACCTACGGTGAGGTGGCCCGGCGTGCGGCGCAACTCGCGGGAGCCCTCACCGGGGTCGGCGTGCAGCCGGGCGACCGCGTGGCGACGCTGGCTGTCAACTCCTTTTACCACCTCGAAGCGTACCTGAGCCTGCCCAGCATGGGCGCGGTGATTCACACGCTCAACATCCGTCTGCCTACCGAGCAACTGGTCTGGATTCTGAACGACTCGGGCGCCAAAGTGCTGCTGCTCGACCCGATGTTCCTGCCGATGGTGCCTGCCTTCCGGGCGAACTGCCCCGCGCTGGAGACGGTGGTGGTCTTCGGGGCGCAAGCTCCCGCCGGGCTGCTCGCCTACGAGGAGTTCATCGCGCCGCATCCCACGACTTTCGAGTGGCCCGAACTGGACGAAAAGTCCGGGGCCATGCTGTGCTACACCTCCGGCACGACCGGCAACCCCAAGGGCGTGCTGTACACCCACCGCTCGCTAATGCTGCACGCGCTGGCAGGCGGAAGCCGCGACGCCTTCAACGTGGGCGAGGGAGACGTGGTGTACCCCATCGTGCCCATGTTCCACGCCAACGCCTGGGGCGCGCCGCATATCGCGCTGATGTTCGGGGCGTCGCTGGTCTTTACCGGCATCTTCAACGACGGCAAGACGGTGGCCCACACGCTGGAAACGGAAAAAGTGACCTTCTGCCTGGGCGTGGTCACGGTGATGCTCAGCCTACTCGACGAACTCGACCGGGCGCAGCAGGAGGGTCAAGGCTACGACCTGTCCCACCTGCGGAAAATCGGCTGCGGCGGCACGGCGGTGCCCGAAGCGCTGATGCGGGCCTTGCACTGGCGGCACGGCGTCCACATGATGCAGGCGTGGGGCATGACCGAAACCAGTCCGCTGGCGACGTGCAGCAACGTGCCTGCGGGCCTCGACCCGGTCAGCGACGAGGGCTTTGCCCACCGCAGCAAGCAGGGCCGTGTGGTGCCCTTTATCGAAGTCGACCTTATTGGCGACGACGGCAATGATGTGGCGCACGACGGCGAGACGATGGGGCGCCTGCTGGTGCGTGGCCCCTGGGTGGTGGGCGAGTACTACAACCGGGGCCGCACGAGTGATTTCGTCGAGCGTGGCGGCAAGCTGTGGCTGGATACCGGCGACATCGCCACCATTTCGCCGGGCGGCGAGGTGTGGGTGCAAGACCGCGCCAAGGACCTCGTGAAGTCGGGCGGCGAGTGGATTTCCTCGGCAGAAGTCGAAAACGCCCTGATGGCCCACCCACAGGTCGCGGCGGCGGTGGTCGTGGCCGTACCGCACGAAAAATGGACCGAGCGCCCGCTGGCCCTGGTCATTCCCAGGGGCGAAGCGCCCACGCCGGACGCGCTGCGTGAACACCTCATCAGCCACGTCGCCAAGTGGTGGATTCCCGACGACTTCGTGATGGTGCAGGAGTTGCCCATCGGCGCGACGGGCAAGTACCTCAAACGCGAAATCCGTGAGCAGTACAAAGGCCACCAGTGGACCGGAGGACAGGCATGA
- a CDS encoding 3-hydroxyacyl-CoA dehydrogenase NAD-binding domain-containing protein, with protein sequence MSNHVEYVRDGDVATLTMNWPGAVNLMDADFIPSFKAALDKLEADRDSIKGALLRSAKTTFFAGGDLKMFMAARKEQTQELFEMIEGIKAQLRRIEKLGKPVVAVIEGAALGGGFEVALACHHRVVLDHPKIQLGLPEVTLGLLPGGGGVTRMVRHLGVQAAGPYLLEGKLMRPAELAKLGLAELAPDSEAATRQALAWIDAHPAPVQPWDVKGHRIPGGKAYSPQLAQVQTVAPAMLLAKTKGTMPAPAAVLGCAVEGAAVDFDTALRIESRYLTYLALHQVSRNMIGTLFTGLNEIKGGAARPKGVPPFKVQKLGILGAGMMGAGIAYSAATKGIEVVLLDTAQERAEKGKAYSEGLLDKGMKRGKVTEERKAETLGRIKPTTSYDDLEGCDLIIEAVFEDPDIKADVTKKAEPRLRPGGLFSSNTSTIPITDLARSSAHPERFIGLHFFSPVDKMPLLEIIKGKETGPEAVAQALDFAAQIGKTPIVVSDARGFYTSRVFGQYVNEGAAMLAEGIPAAVIENAALQAGMPVGPLAVLDEVTLTLPLHVEASAKKAGAAPAERHPGMAVLERMVELGRSGRAGGQGFYDYPEGQPKRLWSGLKDLYPQQRRGEYDVQELRDRFLYAQAVDAAHVADQGVLTEARELNIGSIMGLGFPVWTGGAYQFIEQTGREQFVARARELAAKHGPRFEPPARLSAAPGADLSGGMYSGLPR encoded by the coding sequence ATGAGCAACCACGTCGAATACGTAAGAGACGGCGATGTCGCCACCCTGACCATGAACTGGCCCGGCGCGGTGAACCTGATGGACGCCGACTTCATCCCCAGTTTCAAGGCGGCGCTGGACAAACTGGAAGCCGACAGGGACAGCATCAAGGGTGCGCTGCTGCGCTCGGCCAAGACCACGTTCTTCGCGGGCGGCGACCTGAAGATGTTCATGGCCGCCAGAAAGGAGCAGACGCAGGAACTCTTTGAGATGATTGAGGGCATCAAGGCGCAGCTGCGGCGCATCGAGAAGCTGGGCAAACCCGTGGTGGCCGTCATCGAGGGAGCGGCGCTGGGCGGCGGCTTCGAGGTGGCGCTGGCGTGCCATCACCGCGTGGTGCTCGACCACCCGAAAATCCAGCTCGGTCTGCCCGAAGTCACGCTGGGCCTGCTGCCCGGTGGCGGCGGCGTGACCCGCATGGTGCGTCACCTGGGCGTGCAGGCCGCTGGCCCCTACCTGCTGGAAGGCAAGCTGATGCGGCCCGCCGAACTGGCGAAGCTGGGCCTCGCCGAACTCGCCCCTGACAGCGAGGCCGCGACCCGGCAGGCGCTGGCCTGGATAGACGCCCACCCGGCCCCGGTGCAGCCCTGGGACGTGAAAGGGCACCGGATTCCCGGTGGCAAGGCGTACAGCCCGCAGCTGGCGCAGGTGCAGACCGTCGCCCCGGCGATGCTGCTCGCCAAGACCAAGGGCACCATGCCCGCCCCCGCCGCCGTGCTGGGCTGCGCGGTGGAGGGCGCGGCGGTGGATTTCGACACCGCGCTGCGCATCGAGTCGCGTTACCTGACCTACCTCGCGCTGCATCAGGTGAGCCGCAACATGATTGGCACGCTGTTCACGGGCCTGAACGAAATCAAGGGCGGCGCGGCGCGTCCCAAGGGCGTTCCGCCGTTCAAGGTGCAGAAACTGGGCATCCTGGGCGCGGGGATGATGGGCGCGGGCATCGCCTACAGCGCGGCGACCAAGGGCATCGAGGTGGTGCTGCTCGATACTGCCCAGGAGAGGGCCGAGAAGGGCAAAGCGTACAGCGAAGGGCTGCTGGACAAGGGCATGAAGCGCGGCAAGGTTACCGAAGAACGCAAGGCCGAGACGCTGGGCCGCATCAAGCCGACCACCAGTTACGACGACCTGGAGGGCTGCGACCTCATCATCGAGGCGGTGTTCGAAGACCCCGACATCAAGGCCGACGTGACGAAAAAGGCCGAGCCCAGGCTGCGTCCGGGCGGGCTGTTCTCGTCGAACACCAGCACCATTCCGATTACCGACCTGGCCCGTTCCAGCGCCCACCCCGAGCGCTTCATCGGCCTGCACTTTTTCAGCCCGGTGGACAAGATGCCCCTCCTCGAAATCATCAAGGGCAAGGAAACCGGCCCCGAGGCCGTGGCGCAGGCGCTGGACTTCGCCGCGCAGATTGGCAAGACGCCGATTGTGGTCAGTGACGCCCGTGGGTTTTACACCTCTCGCGTGTTCGGGCAGTACGTCAACGAGGGCGCGGCCATGCTGGCCGAGGGAATTCCCGCCGCCGTCATCGAGAACGCCGCGCTGCAAGCCGGGATGCCTGTCGGCCCGCTGGCGGTGCTGGACGAAGTGACGCTGACCCTGCCGCTGCACGTCGAGGCGTCGGCCAAAAAAGCGGGAGCCGCCCCCGCCGAGCGCCACCCCGGCATGGCGGTGCTGGAAAGAATGGTGGAGCTGGGCCGTTCCGGACGTGCCGGCGGCCAGGGCTTCTACGACTACCCCGAGGGCCAGCCCAAGCGCCTGTGGAGCGGCCTGAAAGACCTTTACCCGCAGCAGCGGCGCGGTGAATATGACGTGCAGGAGCTGCGTGACCGCTTCCTGTACGCGCAGGCCGTGGACGCCGCGCACGTCGCCGACCAGGGCGTGCTCACCGAAGCCCGCGAACTGAACATCGGCAGCATCATGGGCCTGGGCTTCCCGGTGTGGACGGGCGGAGCGTACCAGTTCATCGAGCAGACCGGACGCGAGCAGTTCGTGGCCCGCGCCCGTGAACTGGCCGCCAAACACGGCCCGCGCTTCGAGCCGCCCGCCCGCCTGAGCGCCGCGCCGGGGGCCGACCTCTCGGGCGGCATGTACAGCGGCCTGCCCAGGTAA
- a CDS encoding acetyl-CoA C-acetyltransferase, with amino-acid sequence MTAQHKDTAQKDTVQEVYIYDAVRTPRGRGRASGSLHEVKPVQLVVGLLEGLKERNSLDTAQVDDVILGCVTPLLEQGFDIARVAVLLSSWDEGVPGVQLNRFCSSGLEAVQQAAGRIRGGWDNLIVAGGVESMSRVPMGSDMGAYMDPISAMDMHFVPQGISADLIATLEDFSREDVDAYALESQQRAAAAQKAGHFEKSILPVKDINGLTILDKDEYLRPETTKESLASLKPAFAETGAVGFDAVAQLKYPEVESINHVHTAGNSSGIVDGAALILLGSEEAGRMQNLKPRGRIVSIGRVGTEPTIMLTGPVPASQKALDAAGLSVEDIDLFEVNEAFAVVPMQFMKELNVPHDKVNVNGGSIALGHPLGATGAIIINTVLDELERQDKRYGLCTLCVGGGMGNTVIVERVTDFVESDKQGADA; translated from the coding sequence ATGACGGCTCAACACAAGGACACCGCTCAAAAAGATACGGTTCAAGAGGTTTACATCTACGACGCCGTGCGGACGCCGCGTGGCCGGGGCCGGGCCAGCGGCTCGCTGCACGAGGTCAAACCCGTGCAACTGGTCGTCGGGCTGCTGGAGGGCCTCAAGGAGCGCAACAGTCTGGATACCGCGCAGGTGGACGACGTGATTCTGGGCTGCGTCACGCCGCTGCTGGAACAGGGCTTCGACATCGCCCGCGTGGCCGTGCTGCTCTCGTCGTGGGACGAGGGGGTGCCGGGCGTGCAGCTCAACCGCTTCTGCTCGTCGGGGCTCGAAGCCGTGCAGCAGGCCGCCGGACGCATCCGGGGCGGCTGGGACAACCTGATTGTGGCGGGCGGCGTGGAAAGCATGAGCCGCGTGCCGATGGGGTCGGACATGGGCGCGTACATGGACCCCATCAGCGCGATGGACATGCACTTCGTGCCGCAGGGCATCAGTGCCGACCTGATTGCCACCCTGGAAGATTTTTCCCGTGAAGACGTGGACGCCTATGCCCTCGAAAGCCAGCAGCGGGCCGCCGCCGCGCAGAAAGCCGGGCACTTCGAAAAGAGCATCCTGCCGGTCAAGGACATCAACGGCCTGACCATTCTGGACAAAGACGAGTACCTGCGCCCGGAGACGACGAAAGAGAGTCTCGCCAGCCTTAAGCCCGCCTTCGCCGAGACGGGGGCCGTGGGTTTTGACGCCGTGGCGCAGCTCAAGTACCCGGAAGTCGAGAGCATCAACCATGTTCACACCGCCGGAAACTCCAGCGGCATCGTGGACGGCGCGGCGCTGATTCTGCTGGGTTCGGAGGAAGCCGGTCGCATGCAGAACCTGAAACCGCGTGGGCGCATCGTGAGCATCGGGCGGGTGGGCACCGAGCCGACCATCATGCTCACCGGGCCGGTGCCCGCCAGCCAAAAGGCACTGGACGCCGCCGGGCTGAGCGTGGAGGACATCGACCTGTTCGAGGTGAACGAGGCCTTCGCGGTGGTGCCGATGCAGTTCATGAAGGAGTTGAACGTGCCGCACGACAAGGTGAACGTCAATGGCGGCTCGATTGCGCTGGGGCATCCGCTGGGGGCCACCGGGGCCATCATCATCAACACCGTGCTGGACGAACTGGAGCGGCAGGATAAGCGCTACGGTCTGTGCACCCTCTGCGTGGGCGGCGGCATGGGCAACACGGTCATCGTGGAGCGGGTCACGGATTTTGTGGAGTCTGACAAGCAAGGAGCGGACGCATGA
- a CDS encoding CoA transferase: protein MSTPSSALAGLNAVTLAGNIPGPLAAAALVRDGMHMTKVEGPGGDLLRQAHPDLYAELSAEQTVQTLDLRSADGQTAFQALLKDADLLLTSQRPAALSRLGITPEGLAALNPRLCWVAIVGDTEEPEVPGHDLTYQLGAGLLSPPQMPRTLLADIAGGQEAARAAVTLLLGRKRGSPERYRQVGLRQSAEHFALPLHFGLTSEGGWLSGKLPNYRLYPLKDGWVGVAALEPHFAQRLMTVLAGRDPEGVLSELTVEECNRLAHEHDLPLHAISTPDSSSGPVSTPGGQA from the coding sequence TTGTCCACTCCATCCTCTGCTCTGGCTGGTCTGAACGCCGTGACCCTCGCGGGCAACATTCCCGGCCCCCTGGCCGCTGCCGCTCTTGTCCGGGACGGCATGCACATGACGAAGGTGGAAGGTCCGGGCGGCGACCTGCTGCGCCAGGCCCACCCTGACCTGTACGCCGAACTGTCTGCCGAGCAAACCGTTCAGACCCTCGACCTGCGCTCGGCAGACGGGCAGACGGCGTTCCAGGCCCTGCTGAAAGACGCCGACCTGCTGCTGACCAGTCAGCGGCCTGCCGCGCTCTCCCGCCTGGGCATCACGCCGGAGGGCCTCGCGGCGCTCAACCCCCGGCTGTGCTGGGTCGCCATCGTGGGGGACACCGAGGAGCCGGAGGTGCCGGGCCACGACCTGACCTATCAGCTTGGGGCCGGGCTCCTGAGTCCGCCGCAGATGCCGCGCACCCTGCTCGCCGACATCGCCGGAGGCCAGGAAGCCGCCCGCGCCGCCGTGACCCTGCTGCTGGGGCGTAAGCGGGGGAGCCCGGAACGCTACCGGCAGGTCGGCCTGCGCCAGAGCGCCGAACACTTCGCGCTGCCGCTGCATTTCGGGCTGACCTCTGAGGGCGGCTGGCTCTCGGGCAAGCTGCCGAACTACCGCCTCTATCCCCTTAAAGACGGCTGGGTGGGCGTCGCGGCGCTGGAACCGCATTTCGCCCAGCGGCTGATGACGGTGCTGGCCGGGCGCGACCCGGAGGGCGTGCTGAGCGAGCTGACGGTCGAGGAATGCAACCGACTGGCGCACGAACACGACCTGCCCCTGCACGCCATTTCTACCCCTGACTCTAGTTCTGGCCCTGTCTCTACTCCCGGAGGTCAAGCATGA